Genomic DNA from Hypanus sabinus isolate sHypSab1 chromosome 14, sHypSab1.hap1, whole genome shotgun sequence:
CCAGATTCTTCTAGCAGTTCTTGGAGATCATTCTCTTTCAAAGCATGTGAGAAGTGAACAAAGACTGCGCATCATCAAACAGATTCCCGTTACAAAACTCAACAATAGGACCATGAAAGATGATATCATGCTGCTGCAAGTATGCATTTTTTTCTCATTCTTACGCAGTGTTTAAAATAGTTAATTTGCTTATTAGCAATGTTTACTTCACTGATCAACAACTGTTGAATGGCTTTTGGGACTTGGATGAGAATTATTGATTGTGGGGAATATTAGTATTGGCAATGATGCCTCCCATCCGTCCAACAGTCTTCTTGATTCCCTTCCGTCAGGCAGGCGGTTCTATAGAAATACGACAAGAACTGTGaggatgagaaacagcttcttcccctaggcTGTCACatgactgaactccctgccaccacccaggtctcatctgttatgaagcaccagtagcacgTACTCTACTTTTTAACTATGcaacttattatttgttaatttaattgtggtcATATTACTTCATGTGTTATGTGTATGAGGTACAGTATATGTAATGTGTTGTGACCTTGGTCAAGAGGaaagttgttttgtttggctgaaTACATGTacgattgaatgacaataaattgaacttGAGCTGTCTAATCCTGGGCAATATCACAGTTAACCTTGTCCTTGACATACAAAGGGTTAGTATTAATTTGGCACATGGATATAACTGGGTGTCTGGGTTcattaggctggaagggcctgataCTGTGTTGTGTCTTTAAACTAAATTAAATATAAAATTTAATTAAAAGTGTGACAGCTGCTAAGTCTGACTTATTGGAGTTTCATCATTAACAAAGAAAGAGTTAGAGTGAAGAACCTTCACAGTAGGATCAGTGCTTTATGACCATCATCCACACCACAATTTTCATGACGAATTATCGATTCCATCATATGAAATGTAATTGATATTTAAATTTATTGGTCATTTTTAATCGAGTCTCTGTCCCTTTGATCATCTGAAAATAAAAAAGAATTCTAGAAAACAAAACATTTAAATAGATAAACTAACAAATCTTTTCAGGAGTAAAGAGATCATTCAAGATATTTTTCACTTTTAGGATCACAAATACGTGAATTCAATGTCTTTGTGTCAACAGCTCGAGACTGATGCAAAAATCAACCAGGATGTGAATGTGCTCAACCTTCCCAAAGGAGGAATCACCGACATGAAATCTGGAACAAGGTGCACTGTGGCAGGATggggaaaaacaaaaataaacaattaCTCTGACACACTTCAAGAGGTGGAGGTCAAGGTAATTGATCGCAGAGAATGCAACAGCATGTGTTATTACAATCAGCATCCTAAAATAACCAGGAACATGATCTGCGTTGGTGACAGCAAGGGCAGTGTAAATGCATGTCATGTAAGTATGCATGGTATTGGATTATGTATAAAAACCCCAGTGATTCACCAGTGCTTTCTATAGATTGAAACTTTCCACCCTTCCTCAGTGTTATTCTGACTGACTCTTACCTGCTTTCTGAAGGGCTACTCAGTTGCATTAAAAAGTCTTCAGAATGTGGTCCAGCGTTACCCTAGGGAAGCTAAGGGAAACTAGATTAGGCCATAAATGCTACACTTACAGGCAATGTCCACATCCCCAGGtggattaaaaaaataataatcagaTAAGTAAATGTGTATGTGTTGATTATGGAGGAACCATTTTCTCACATTTTCAAGAATCTCATATCTAAGCCCTGAATTTAGATGCCAACATCACTTACTATGATTTCTCGACCAATAAACTTTGTCTACTGTCAGTGTGATGATGAAATGGGCAGATGCAAGATAACAGAGTCAATCTGGAGAAATTGTATTGACATGCCTAAAATGTAAAGAGAATTTATTCTAAATCGTGTCAATTTGAAAATAAGGATCATGCTAGATCTAGTGCTGTGTCTGATCCTAACATCCAGTTGGGACAGAGTGGACCAGTCTGTCTGACACTCTGTACCCATGAGGTGCCCTGTGAGACAGGCCAGGCTCAGGACGCCGAGCAGAATCAGGAATTGGATCCTGAGGATTTGCCTCCATGAATATCCTGACAGCCTTCAACAGCTCACAGTGAAAAATGTCAGAGATGATTAAAAACTGCACAAGCATATTTAATAAAAATTGTTTAAAGACAACTGAACATAAtagcaaataaataaaaaaggttaaaataaagtaaatttaatgGACCATTACTCGTTATTTAGTTGTTTCACAGATCAGTGACTCCATTCAGTGAAGGAGGTTACTGTTCTTGTGTCAGCTAGTCTTGCTGAAAAGCAGGGGGTCGGGTACAAAGTGAATCTGGCCAGATGCACGAGCTGGGTTCAGTGGAGAGTCGAGTGGCAGAGTGGAGGGACAGCTACACCAGCATTTGACATCTGTTTCATTCTGAACTTCCACATTCCACCAGAGTTTGAAGTCAAACTGAAGTACAGATTGCAGATGGCTGACGGTTTTCTACACAATGGCTAATTTACGAATAAACTCAATCCAAGCCATGGGAAACATTCCATGAAAAGACTGTTTGTGAGTCCAGTTACCTACATTTGCTCCTAAAGTAAACTCACACCTCAGTACAACTGGGCACGGATAATGAATTGTGatgtgatgtcaaactgacagtttGCATTCTGTCACTTTAGCTAATTCTGCTCaattgtcaccttcatctttttctctctcttccagGGTGATTCAGGTGGCCCTTTGATATGTGACAAAATGTATACTGGGATTGTGTCCTTTGGCACTATAGACTGCCAATATCCTGCAGTGTACACTTTACTAACAAAGAAATACATTGATTGGATTCAGGATACAATTGGTTGACCGCTGAAGAATGCTGAAGAGCTGTACTGAGTTATCACAATCCTGCTTCACTCTGCTTTACTTACACTGATGCTCAGTTAATTGGCCTAGAGGGCCGGCTTGCCTCTATCCTTATCTTTTCTGTTTTGCATAAAATGTTACAACAAAGTGCAATAAAAAACAATAATTATCAAATTCCTTGCCTTGTGAAATTCCTGTCCACTGATGTAAGTTATGAACCACATGTAGGTGAAGTGTAGGTAAAGAtagaaggtgcaagatcataacaaattAGACTCTGAGGTCAAGAGTTTGTCTCCTTGTACTAGAGAAACATTTAATAACCTTATAATGTCAGGGTAGAAAATGTCCTTAATCCTGGTGCTACATGCTATCAAGCTTATTAAACCTCTGCTTGATGGGAACTTTAATTATGTTGGCTGGTGATGCACTAtcataactcactctgagacgtagaagcaaggtatcggcttttattgactggaagaaggaacacacagtgagtgaccactatactacatcctggagacagagaggctgggctcaggccttgatcacctttatacaggggtctgtgggaggagccacaggagcagtcagcaggaggcgtgtccagac
This window encodes:
- the LOC132404500 gene encoding granzyme K-like, producing MNPSLYNLLVLLIVVFLAPAYPGAEIIGGHEVERHSRPYMASLQLHFRNRSFVPYCGGALIRPDWVLTAAHCEQTIESDQILLAVLGDHSLSKHVRSEQRLRIIKQIPVTKLNNRTMKDDIMLLQLETDAKINQDVNVLNLPKGGITDMKSGTRCTVAGWGKTKINNYSDTLQEVEVKVIDRRECNSMCYYNQHPKITRNMICVGDSKGSVNACHGDSGGPLICDKMYTGIVSFGTIDCQYPAVYTLLTKKYIDWIQDTIG